A single region of the Aeromicrobium chenweiae genome encodes:
- the gap gene encoding type I glyceraldehyde-3-phosphate dehydrogenase, whose product MTVRVGINGFGRIGRNFFRAARAAGADIEIVAVNDLTDNKTLAHLLKYDSILGRLDADVTYDDTSIYVGDQKITAFAERDPAKLDWAGVGVDVVIESTGFFTDATKAKAHIDGGAKKVIISAPAKNEDVTIVMGVNHELYDPAAHTVISNASCTTNCLAPMAKALNDALGIEKGLMTTIHAYTQDQNLQDAPHSDLRRARAANLSIIPTSTGAAKAVSLVLPELKGKLDGYALRVPVPTGSATDLTFTASRETTVEEVNQIVKDAAEGAMKGFLTYTEDPIVSADIVTDPSSCIFDSGLTKVIGDQVKVVGWYDNEWGYSNRLADLVVHVGASL is encoded by the coding sequence GTGACCGTACGCGTAGGCATCAATGGATTTGGCCGCATCGGCCGCAACTTCTTCCGCGCGGCTCGTGCCGCCGGGGCCGACATCGAGATCGTCGCCGTCAACGACCTGACGGACAACAAGACGCTGGCCCATCTGCTGAAGTACGACTCGATCCTCGGCCGCCTCGACGCCGACGTGACGTATGACGACACCTCCATCTACGTCGGTGACCAGAAGATCACCGCATTCGCCGAGCGCGACCCGGCCAAGCTCGACTGGGCCGGCGTGGGCGTCGACGTCGTCATCGAGTCGACCGGCTTCTTCACCGACGCGACCAAGGCGAAGGCGCACATCGACGGCGGCGCGAAGAAGGTCATCATCTCCGCTCCGGCGAAGAACGAGGACGTCACGATCGTCATGGGCGTCAACCACGAGCTGTACGACCCGGCCGCCCACACGGTGATCTCCAACGCGTCGTGCACGACGAACTGCCTCGCTCCGATGGCCAAGGCGCTCAACGACGCGCTCGGCATCGAGAAGGGCCTGATGACGACGATCCACGCGTACACGCAGGACCAGAACCTCCAGGACGCACCGCACAGCGACCTGCGTCGTGCCCGCGCCGCCAACCTCAGCATCATCCCGACGTCGACCGGCGCCGCGAAGGCCGTCAGCCTCGTGCTCCCCGAGCTCAAGGGCAAGCTCGACGGCTACGCGCTGCGCGTCCCCGTGCCGACCGGCTCGGCGACCGACCTGACGTTCACCGCCTCCCGCGAGACCACGGTCGAGGAGGTCAACCAGATCGTCAAGGACGCCGCCGAAGGCGCCATGAAGGGCTTCCTGACCTACACCGAGGACCCGATCGTCTCGGCCGACATCGTCACCGACCCGTCGTCGTGCATCTTCGACTCGGGCCTGACGAAGGTCATCGGCGACCAGGTCAAGGTCGTCGGCTGGTACGACAACGAGTGGGGCTACTCCAACCGCCTGGCCGACCTCGTTGTCCACGTCGGCGCCTCCCTCTGA
- a CDS encoding phosphoglycerate kinase produces MRTVSDLGDLRGKRVLVRSDLNVPLDGTTITDDGRVRASVPTIKSLADAGARVLVTAHLGRPKGTPDAAYSLAPVADRLSELLGAPVQFAADTVGPEAQRVAAELQDGQVAVLENVRFNAGETSKDDAERGAFADELAALADVFVSDGFGVVHRKQASVYDVATRLPAAVGGLVEAEVTVLKRLTESPERPYTVVLGGSKVSDKLGVIDNLLDKADNLLIGGGMVFTFLKAQGHEVGKSLLEEDQLEVARGYIEQAAAQGVTLLLPTDIVVAPEFKDADATVVAADAIPADQLGLDIGPDSAAAFAEVIRGSRTVFWNGPMGVFEMASFAAGTKAVAQALTEVDGLSVVGGGDSAAAVRQLGFSDDEFGHISTGGGASLEYLEGKTLPGLAILEGN; encoded by the coding sequence GTGAGGACCGTCTCGGACCTCGGCGACCTGCGCGGCAAGCGCGTCCTCGTCCGCAGTGACCTGAACGTGCCGCTCGACGGCACGACGATCACGGACGACGGACGCGTCCGCGCGAGCGTCCCGACGATCAAGTCCTTGGCTGACGCAGGTGCGCGTGTCCTGGTGACCGCGCACCTGGGTCGGCCCAAGGGCACCCCTGACGCGGCCTACTCGCTGGCCCCGGTCGCCGACCGGCTCTCTGAGCTGCTCGGCGCCCCGGTGCAGTTCGCGGCCGACACGGTGGGCCCGGAGGCCCAGCGGGTCGCTGCCGAGCTGCAGGACGGCCAGGTGGCGGTGCTTGAGAACGTCCGCTTCAACGCGGGCGAGACGAGCAAGGACGACGCCGAGCGCGGTGCGTTCGCCGACGAGCTGGCCGCACTGGCCGACGTGTTCGTCTCCGACGGGTTCGGGGTCGTGCACCGCAAGCAGGCCAGCGTCTACGACGTCGCGACGCGTCTCCCGGCTGCGGTCGGCGGGCTCGTCGAGGCCGAGGTGACGGTCCTCAAGCGGCTCACCGAGTCGCCCGAGCGTCCCTACACGGTGGTGCTGGGTGGCTCGAAGGTCTCCGACAAGCTCGGGGTCATCGACAACCTGCTGGACAAGGCCGACAACCTGCTCATCGGTGGCGGCATGGTCTTCACCTTCCTCAAGGCCCAGGGCCACGAGGTGGGCAAGTCCCTGCTGGAGGAGGACCAGCTCGAGGTGGCCCGCGGCTACATCGAGCAGGCTGCTGCCCAGGGCGTGACGCTCCTGCTGCCGACCGACATCGTCGTCGCGCCGGAGTTCAAGGACGCCGACGCGACGGTCGTCGCGGCCGACGCGATCCCGGCCGACCAGCTCGGCCTGGACATCGGACCCGACTCCGCCGCTGCGTTCGCCGAGGTGATCCGCGGCTCGCGCACGGTGTTCTGGAACGGCCCGATGGGCGTGTTCGAGATGGCGTCGTTCGCCGCCGGCACCAAGGCGGTCGCGCAGGCGCTGACCGAGGTCGACGGCCTCTCCGTGGTGGGTGGCGGCGACTCGGCCGCCGCGGTGCGCCAGCTGGGCTTCTCCGACGACGAGTTCGGCCACATCTCGACCGGCGGTGGCGCCTCCCTCGAGTACCTCGAGGGCAAGACGCTCCCCGGACTCGCCATCTTGGAAGGGAACTGA
- the tpiA gene encoding triose-phosphate isomerase, translating into MASARTPLMAGNWKSNLDHQEALVLVQKLAWTLQDKKHDYDKAEVVVVPPFTDLRSVQTLVDGDHLSIRYGAQDVSEHDGGAYTGEVTAAMLAKLGCSYVVVGHSERREYHGETDQLVNVKATKALAAGMSPIVCVGEGLEVRQSGDHVSYTLDQIDGSLAGLTAEQMASVVIAYEPVWAIGTGEVATPEDAQEVCAAIRGRVEETWSSEVAAATRILYGGSVKAANIAAIMAKSDVDGALVGGASLQADEFAGIARFYAMPDLSGA; encoded by the coding sequence ATGGCCTCTGCTCGTACGCCGCTCATGGCCGGCAACTGGAAGTCGAACCTCGACCACCAGGAGGCGCTGGTCCTCGTCCAGAAGCTCGCGTGGACCCTGCAGGACAAGAAGCACGACTACGACAAGGCCGAGGTCGTCGTGGTCCCGCCGTTCACCGACCTGCGCAGCGTCCAGACGCTCGTCGACGGGGACCACCTGTCGATCCGCTACGGCGCGCAGGACGTCTCGGAGCACGACGGCGGCGCGTACACCGGTGAGGTCACCGCAGCGATGCTGGCCAAGCTCGGCTGCTCGTACGTCGTCGTCGGTCACTCCGAGCGACGTGAGTACCACGGTGAGACCGACCAGCTGGTCAACGTCAAGGCGACCAAGGCGCTCGCGGCGGGCATGAGCCCGATCGTGTGCGTCGGGGAGGGCCTGGAGGTGCGCCAGTCCGGCGATCACGTGAGCTACACGCTCGACCAGATCGACGGCTCGCTCGCCGGCCTGACCGCCGAGCAGATGGCCTCCGTCGTCATCGCGTACGAGCCGGTCTGGGCGATCGGGACCGGTGAGGTCGCGACCCCCGAGGACGCGCAGGAGGTCTGTGCGGCGATCCGTGGGCGTGTCGAGGAGACCTGGTCGTCGGAAGTTGCGGCGGCAACGCGTATTCTTTACGGCGGATCGGTGAAAGCGGCGAACATCGCCGCCATCATGGCGAAGTCGGACGTCGACGGAGCCCTGGTTGGCGGAGCAAGCCTCCAGGCCGATGAGTTCGCCGGGATCGCCCGGTTCTATGCCATGCCGGACCTGTCCGGCGCCTGA
- the secG gene encoding preprotein translocase subunit SecG has product MILTFSILLAISSLLMIVLVLMHKGRGGGLSDMFGGGVSSSLGGSSVAERNLDRITVGIAVVWVVCIFALGLLLKVSN; this is encoded by the coding sequence GTGATTCTGACGTTTTCCATCCTCCTCGCGATCAGCAGCCTGCTGATGATCGTGCTGGTCCTCATGCACAAGGGACGCGGGGGTGGCCTCTCCGACATGTTCGGCGGAGGCGTCTCCAGCTCCCTCGGCGGATCCTCGGTCGCTGAGCGCAACCTCGACCGCATCACGGTCGGTATCGCAGTCGTCTGGGTCGTGTGCATCTTCGCACTCGGCCTGCTCCTGAAGGTGAGTAACTAG
- a CDS encoding RNA polymerase-binding protein RbpA has protein sequence MAAGAIRGSRIGSGPMGEAERGEAAPRQFVTFYCINNHTTELQFAIEAEVPESWDCPRCGMPASVDADNRPTAKKIEPYKTHLAYVKERRSETEADEILKEAVDMLRSKRKSGEIIF, from the coding sequence GTGGCAGCAGGTGCAATCCGGGGAAGCCGTATCGGCTCCGGTCCCATGGGCGAGGCTGAGCGTGGCGAAGCCGCCCCGCGTCAGTTCGTGACGTTCTACTGCATCAACAACCACACGACGGAGCTGCAGTTCGCGATCGAGGCCGAGGTGCCGGAGTCGTGGGACTGCCCGCGCTGCGGCATGCCGGCCAGCGTCGACGCCGACAACCGTCCGACGGCCAAGAAGATCGAGCCGTACAAGACTCATCTCGCCTACGTGAAGGAGCGTCGCTCCGAGACGGAGGCGGACGAGATCCTCAAGGAAGCCGTCGACATGCTGCGCAGCAAGCGCAAGTCCGGCGAGATCATCTTCTAG
- the pgl gene encoding 6-phosphogluconolactonase, with amino-acid sequence MTTEVWPTAEELAAIIAERITEKIAAVQREGRTPTIVLTGGTIAIDAYEQIQDGDVDWTNVEFYWGDERFVPAGDADRNDQQAKDAFLDRLGVPAERIHAMPAQGAGLEMAEAADQYAASLPAEPFDLVLLGVGPDGHIASLFPGHPQLHETKRLAVEVFDSPKPPPERISLTYPALRNAQSVWLIVAGEGKAEAVARAHAHGTIEDTPASGVQGLTETVWLLDVAASSLIVTA; translated from the coding sequence ATGACCACCGAGGTGTGGCCGACCGCCGAGGAGCTCGCCGCGATCATCGCCGAGCGGATCACCGAGAAGATCGCGGCGGTCCAGCGGGAGGGACGCACCCCGACGATCGTGCTGACCGGCGGCACCATCGCGATCGACGCCTACGAGCAGATCCAGGACGGCGACGTCGACTGGACCAATGTCGAGTTCTACTGGGGCGACGAGCGCTTCGTCCCGGCGGGCGACGCGGACCGCAACGACCAGCAGGCCAAGGACGCGTTCCTCGACCGGCTGGGCGTCCCGGCCGAGCGCATCCACGCGATGCCCGCACAAGGTGCCGGGCTCGAGATGGCCGAGGCGGCCGACCAGTACGCCGCCTCGCTGCCCGCCGAGCCGTTCGACCTGGTGCTCCTCGGCGTCGGACCTGACGGACACATCGCATCGCTGTTCCCCGGGCACCCGCAGCTGCACGAGACGAAGCGGCTGGCGGTGGAGGTGTTCGACTCCCCCAAGCCGCCGCCGGAGCGCATCTCGCTCACGTACCCGGCCCTGCGCAACGCCCAGAGCGTCTGGCTCATCGTGGCCGGCGAGGGCAAGGCCGAGGCCGTCGCCCGCGCCCACGCCCACGGGACGATCGAGGACACCCCGGCCTCCGGCGTGCAGGGACTCACCGAGACGGTGTGGCTCCTGGACGTCGCTGCCTCCTCGCTGATCGTCACGGCCTGA
- a CDS encoding glucose-6-phosphate dehydrogenase assembly protein OpcA: MEIALTKTNSSRIARALVKARSAAGSPAMDMVLTLLVVTDDENVSEALKTATTLSREHPSRVIGVILGDGRGAAELNAKVRVGENSSGESILLRISGELTKHAESVVLPLLLPDSPVVVWWPGKPPANPSADAIGRLARRRLTDAEATDSPIRSLKAVARAYQPGDTDLSWTRSTPWRALLAAALDQTTGTVTGGTVTAGTGNPVAILLVSWLESRLKVPIKRKRIDTPQIASVVLHTAEGDVLIERVDSVSCHFSVPGSSPREVPLGARPLAELLAEDLRRLDADDVYAQTIQYMLEEDV, encoded by the coding sequence ATGGAGATCGCACTCACCAAGACCAACTCGTCCCGCATCGCCCGCGCACTGGTCAAGGCACGTTCTGCTGCCGGCAGCCCCGCGATGGACATGGTGCTCACGCTGCTGGTCGTCACCGACGACGAGAACGTCAGCGAGGCGCTCAAGACGGCCACCACGCTGTCGCGCGAGCACCCGTCGCGCGTCATCGGCGTCATCCTCGGTGACGGCCGCGGAGCCGCCGAGCTCAACGCGAAGGTGCGGGTGGGTGAGAACTCGTCCGGCGAGTCCATCCTGCTGCGCATCTCAGGCGAGCTCACCAAGCACGCCGAGTCCGTCGTCCTGCCGCTGCTGCTGCCCGACTCCCCCGTCGTGGTGTGGTGGCCGGGTAAGCCCCCCGCGAACCCGTCGGCGGACGCGATCGGACGGCTCGCCCGTCGCCGCCTGACCGACGCCGAGGCGACGGACTCCCCGATCCGTTCGCTCAAGGCCGTGGCCCGGGCCTACCAGCCGGGTGACACCGACCTGTCGTGGACGCGCTCGACCCCGTGGCGCGCCCTGCTGGCCGCGGCGCTCGACCAGACCACTGGCACCGTCACCGGCGGCACCGTGACTGCCGGCACGGGCAACCCGGTCGCGATCCTGCTCGTGTCCTGGCTGGAGAGCCGGCTGAAGGTTCCGATCAAGCGCAAGCGCATCGACACCCCGCAGATCGCGTCGGTGGTGCTGCACACCGCCGAGGGCGATGTGCTGATCGAGCGGGTCGACTCCGTGTCCTGCCACTTCAGCGTGCCGGGCTCGTCGCCGCGCGAGGTGCCGCTGGGTGCCCGCCCGCTGGCCGAGCTGCTCGCCGAGGACCTGCGCCGCCTCGACGCGGACGACGTCTACGCCCAGACCATCCAGTACATGCTCGAGGAGGACGTATGA
- the zwf gene encoding glucose-6-phosphate dehydrogenase, with protein sequence MMAEHVNPLRDPTDRRLPRIAGPCSLILFGVTGDLAKKKLIPAVYDLANRGLLPPGFALVGFARADFKDSSFADMIKQAAQDGARTPWSETVWKQLAAGIRFVPGEFDDDDAWDRLADTMKDLDEQQGTGGNHAFYLSIPPGLFPVVVSQIKKHGLAESSKGWRRVVIEKPFGHDLASAVELNRMVGDVFSRESVFRIDHYLGKETVQNILAFRFANGMFEPIWNNHYVDHVQITMAEDIGIGSRAGYYDSIGAARDVIQNHLLQLMALIAMEEPVSFNASSLRLEKQKILANARPPARMDLHTAQAQYVAGWAGGEKVRGYLEEDGVHEDSRAETYAAIRVDVSTRRWAGVPFYLRTGKRLGRRVTEVAVVFKRAPHQPFNKNDVEELGQNALVMRIQPDEGVTLRFGAKVPGTTMEIRDVNMDFAYGGAFVESSPEAYERLILDVLLGDPPLFPQHEEVELSWKILDPVIAHWKQDKDIDTYQAGTWGPPSADAMMARDGRTWRRP encoded by the coding sequence ATGATGGCAGAACACGTCAATCCGCTCCGTGACCCCACCGATCGCAGGCTCCCCCGCATCGCGGGACCCTGCAGCCTGATCCTGTTCGGTGTCACGGGCGACCTCGCGAAGAAGAAGCTCATCCCGGCGGTCTACGACCTCGCCAACCGCGGTCTGCTGCCGCCGGGTTTCGCGCTGGTGGGCTTCGCCCGTGCCGACTTCAAGGACAGCAGCTTCGCGGACATGATCAAGCAGGCCGCTCAGGACGGGGCCCGCACCCCGTGGAGCGAGACGGTCTGGAAGCAGCTGGCGGCCGGCATCCGGTTCGTCCCGGGCGAGTTCGACGACGACGACGCCTGGGACCGGCTCGCGGACACCATGAAGGACCTCGACGAGCAGCAGGGCACGGGCGGCAACCACGCCTTCTACCTGTCGATCCCGCCGGGCCTGTTCCCCGTCGTCGTCTCGCAGATCAAGAAGCACGGCCTGGCTGAGTCGTCCAAGGGCTGGCGGCGCGTCGTCATCGAGAAGCCGTTCGGGCACGACCTGGCCTCGGCCGTCGAGCTCAACCGCATGGTCGGCGACGTCTTCTCCCGGGAGTCGGTGTTCCGCATCGATCACTACCTCGGCAAGGAGACGGTCCAGAACATCCTGGCGTTCCGGTTCGCGAACGGCATGTTCGAGCCGATCTGGAACAACCACTACGTCGACCACGTCCAGATCACGATGGCCGAGGACATCGGCATCGGGTCCCGCGCCGGCTACTACGACAGCATCGGCGCTGCGCGCGACGTCATCCAGAACCACCTGCTCCAGCTCATGGCGCTCATCGCGATGGAGGAGCCGGTCTCCTTCAACGCCTCGAGCCTGCGTCTGGAGAAGCAGAAGATCCTCGCGAACGCCCGACCGCCGGCGCGCATGGACCTGCACACCGCCCAGGCGCAGTACGTCGCCGGCTGGGCCGGTGGCGAGAAGGTCCGTGGCTACCTGGAGGAGGACGGCGTCCACGAGGACTCCCGCGCCGAGACGTACGCCGCGATCCGCGTCGACGTCTCGACCCGCCGCTGGGCCGGGGTCCCGTTCTACCTGCGCACCGGCAAGCGGCTCGGACGGCGCGTCACCGAGGTGGCCGTGGTCTTCAAGCGGGCACCTCACCAGCCGTTCAACAAGAACGACGTGGAGGAGCTCGGCCAGAACGCGCTCGTCATGCGCATCCAGCCCGACGAGGGCGTGACGCTGCGGTTCGGCGCCAAGGTGCCGGGCACCACGATGGAGATCCGGGACGTCAACATGGACTTCGCGTACGGCGGAGCGTTCGTCGAGAGCAGCCCCGAGGCGTACGAGCGGCTCATCCTGGACGTGCTGCTCGGCGATCCCCCGCTGTTCCCTCAGCACGAGGAGGTCGAGCTGTCCTGGAAGATCCTCGACCCGGTCATCGCCCACTGGAAGCAGGACAAGGACATCGACACCTATCAAGCCGGCACGTGGGGTCCCCCGTCCGCCGACGCGATGATGGCCCGTGACGGCCGTACCTGGAGGCGTCCCTGA
- a CDS encoding glucose-6-phosphate isomerase, whose protein sequence is MIGIALTVPSQSEFDDALQSAIADRVASRIDAQDPTLWGPEAESEASIRLSWTHLPESSRPLVAEIAALREDLVGRGLDHIVLCGMGGSSLAPEVICHTAGVDLTVLDSSHPDMVRSAIADRLERTVVVVSSKSGGTVETDSQRRAYEQAFTDAGIDPLERIIVVTDPGSPLDKEATETGYRVFRADPHVGGRYSALTAFGLVPSGLAGVDIDELLASAEAEESLLYSDSADNPALRLGVMLGVANTHQVDKLVLSDQTGHGVGDWVEQLVAESTGKLGKGILPVVVPFANATNFSPSTADSILVTIGGDGTPEAQSGFAANLEGDLGAQMLLWEVAVAVAGRLIGIDPFDQPDVESAKKAARELLSGSGSVPDPDFSEDGIDVYGSGSSLAEAVQTLLDQIDLDHGYLAIQVYLDRIEYADFAGVREVAAERLARPVTFGWGPRFLHSTGQYHKGGTPNGVFLQVTGTPEEDLPIAGRDFTFGSFIDSQAAGDAAVLRDHGRPVLRLHLHDVPAGLATIRKLLA, encoded by the coding sequence ATGATCGGGATCGCGCTCACCGTCCCGTCGCAGTCCGAGTTCGACGACGCGCTGCAGAGCGCGATCGCCGATCGGGTTGCCTCCCGGATCGACGCCCAGGACCCCACGCTGTGGGGTCCTGAGGCGGAGTCCGAGGCCAGCATCCGGCTCAGCTGGACGCATCTCCCCGAGTCGTCGCGGCCCCTGGTCGCCGAGATCGCCGCTCTGCGTGAGGATCTCGTCGGCCGAGGGCTCGACCACATCGTCCTGTGCGGCATGGGCGGATCCTCGCTAGCGCCGGAGGTCATCTGCCACACCGCAGGCGTCGACCTGACGGTGCTCGACTCGTCGCACCCCGACATGGTGCGGTCCGCGATCGCCGACCGCCTCGAGCGGACCGTCGTGGTCGTCTCCAGCAAGTCCGGCGGCACTGTCGAGACCGACAGCCAGCGCCGGGCGTACGAGCAGGCGTTCACGGACGCCGGCATCGACCCGCTGGAGCGCATCATCGTCGTGACCGACCCGGGGTCGCCGTTGGACAAGGAGGCGACCGAGACCGGTTACCGCGTCTTCCGCGCGGACCCGCACGTCGGCGGCCGCTACTCGGCGCTCACGGCGTTCGGCCTGGTCCCCAGCGGCCTGGCCGGCGTCGACATCGACGAGCTGCTGGCCAGCGCCGAGGCCGAGGAGTCGCTGCTGTACTCCGACAGCGCCGACAACCCCGCCCTGCGCCTGGGTGTCATGCTCGGTGTCGCCAACACGCACCAGGTCGACAAGCTCGTCCTGTCCGACCAGACCGGCCACGGCGTGGGCGACTGGGTCGAGCAGCTCGTCGCGGAGTCGACCGGCAAGCTCGGCAAGGGCATCCTGCCGGTCGTCGTCCCGTTCGCGAACGCGACCAACTTCAGCCCGAGCACGGCCGACTCGATCCTCGTGACGATCGGCGGCGACGGGACGCCCGAGGCCCAGTCCGGCTTCGCGGCCAACCTCGAGGGCGACCTCGGTGCGCAGATGCTCCTGTGGGAGGTCGCGGTCGCCGTGGCCGGCCGGCTCATCGGCATCGACCCGTTCGACCAGCCGGACGTCGAGAGCGCCAAGAAGGCCGCCCGTGAGCTGCTCAGCGGCAGCGGCAGCGTGCCCGACCCGGACTTCTCCGAGGACGGCATCGACGTCTACGGCTCGGGCTCGTCCCTCGCCGAGGCGGTGCAGACGCTGCTCGACCAGATCGACCTCGACCACGGCTACCTCGCGATCCAGGTCTACCTGGACCGCATCGAGTACGCCGACTTCGCCGGGGTCCGGGAGGTCGCCGCGGAGCGCCTCGCGCGTCCGGTGACGTTCGGCTGGGGTCCCCGGTTCCTGCACTCCACGGGCCAGTACCACAAGGGCGGCACGCCCAACGGCGTGTTCCTGCAGGTCACCGGCACCCCGGAGGAGGACCTGCCCATCGCGGGCCGCGACTTCACGTTCGGCTCGTTCATCGACTCGCAGGCGGCCGGCGACGCCGCCGTGCTGCGCGACCACGGGCGTCCGGTCCTGCGGCTGCACCTGCACGACGTGCCGGCCGGACTCGCCACGATCCGAAAGCTGCTTGCATGA
- the tal gene encoding transaldolase has protein sequence MNDRLKALADAGVSVWLDDLSRERIESGNLAQLVAESGVVGVTTNPSIFASALAKGEKYEPQVKELKESGADIATTVFEITTTDVQNGCDIMRPVYDATGGLDGRVSLEVDPDLARDTEGTIKLAHRLWERVSRPNLMIKIPATLEGLPAITATIAEGISVNVTLIFSLQRYRGVMDAYLEGLEQADAAGRDLSTIHSVASFFVSRVDTEVDRRLPEDSPLRGTAALANARLAYEAYEEVFGSDRFKALEAKGANPQRPLWASTGVKDPNLPDTLYVTELVVAGTVNTMPEKTLDAVADHGEIIGDRVHNTYEESRDAIAALEREGISYDEVVRILEDEGLQKFEASWDELLETVSAELDKA, from the coding sequence ATGAACGACCGTCTCAAGGCCCTGGCCGACGCCGGAGTCTCTGTATGGCTCGACGACCTGTCCCGCGAACGCATCGAGTCCGGCAACCTGGCACAGCTCGTCGCTGAGTCCGGAGTCGTCGGCGTGACCACGAACCCGTCGATCTTCGCCTCGGCACTCGCCAAGGGCGAGAAGTACGAGCCGCAGGTCAAGGAGCTCAAGGAGTCCGGCGCAGACATCGCCACGACCGTCTTCGAGATCACCACCACCGACGTCCAGAACGGCTGCGACATCATGCGGCCGGTCTACGACGCCACCGGCGGCCTCGACGGACGCGTCTCGCTCGAGGTCGACCCCGACCTCGCGCGTGACACCGAGGGCACGATCAAGCTCGCGCACCGTCTCTGGGAGCGGGTCAGCCGTCCCAACCTGATGATCAAGATCCCCGCGACGCTCGAGGGCCTGCCCGCGATCACCGCGACGATCGCCGAGGGCATCAGCGTCAACGTGACGCTCATCTTCTCGCTGCAGCGCTACCGCGGCGTCATGGACGCGTACCTCGAGGGTCTCGAGCAGGCGGACGCCGCCGGCCGCGACCTGTCCACGATCCACTCGGTCGCGTCGTTCTTCGTCAGCCGCGTCGACACCGAGGTCGACCGCCGTCTGCCCGAGGACAGCCCGCTGCGTGGCACGGCAGCACTCGCCAACGCACGTCTGGCGTACGAGGCGTACGAGGAGGTCTTCGGCTCCGACCGCTTCAAGGCCCTCGAGGCCAAGGGCGCCAACCCGCAGCGTCCGCTGTGGGCGTCGACCGGCGTCAAGGACCCCAACCTGCCCGACACGCTCTACGTGACCGAGCTCGTCGTCGCCGGCACCGTCAACACGATGCCGGAGAAGACGCTGGACGCCGTCGCCGACCACGGCGAGATCATCGGCGACCGGGTGCACAACACGTACGAGGAGTCGCGCGACGCGATCGCCGCCCTCGAGCGGGAGGGCATCTCGTACGACGAGGTCGTCAGGATCCTCGAGGACGAGGGTCTGCAGAAGTTCGAGGCCTCGTGGGACGAGCTCCTCGAAACCGTGTCGGCCGAGCTCGACAAGGCCTGA